A single genomic interval of Hemibagrus wyckioides isolate EC202008001 linkage group LG13, SWU_Hwy_1.0, whole genome shotgun sequence harbors:
- the kcnj16a gene encoding inward rectifier potassium channel 16 isoform X2 produces MNSRTVYYSNVKADDGYCSTKRRYVNKDGSCNIVFRHVPEEWFLYVTDIFTTLVEIRWRAMFLTFALSYILSWLFFGILFWIIAMIHGDMRDLNNEPCVYEVRSFTAAFLFSLETQTTIGYGSRGMSENCMLAIITVTIQDVISVFIDTFVIGIVVAKMASARKRAQTIGFSNTAVINRRNGHLCLSWRVGDFRRNHMVEGTTHAQLVRHTVHTNGQADITYHDLEIQNSHVILATPVTIIHRINASSPLYKMKLQDLHKDSFDLVVTFTYTDDCSGILHQSRTSYTASEILWGQQFEEMVRVTQKSYRVDYDLFHQTAKVPLTESSPEDSELNKHTPSHKQDRQIGCSLAVESEDILGQNHNSITIQEKL; encoded by the coding sequence ATGAACTCAAGAACGGTGTATTACTCCAACGTGAAGGCTGATGATGGCTACTGCTCCACAAAGAGACGTTATGTGAACAAAGATGGCAGCTGCAATATAGTGTTTCGCCATGTGCCTGAGGAATGGTTTTTATATGTGACAGACATCTTTACCACACTAGTAGAGATCCGCTGGAGGGCCATGTTTTTGACCTTTGCCCTCTCGTATATCCTGTCCTGGCTCTTCTTTGGGATCCTGTTCTGGATTATCGCAATGATCCATGGTGACATGAGGGACCTAAACAACGAGCCATGCGTCTATGAGGTGAGAAGCTTTACAGCAgccttcctcttctctcttgAGACACAGACTACCATCGGATATGGCTCACGCGGCATGTCTGAGAACTGCATGCTGGCCATCATTACTGTGACCATACAGGACGTCATCAGTGTCTTCATCGACACCTTTGTAATTGGGATTGTGGTTGCCAAAATGGCATCAGCCAGGAAAAGAGCACAGACAATCGGATTCAGCAATACTGCCGTGATAAACCGCCGTAACGGGCATCTGTGTCTGTCATGGCGAGTGGGTGACTTCCGTAGAAACCACATGGTAGAAGGAACCACGCATGCCCAGCTGGTCAGGCACACAGTGCACACAAATGGCCAAGCAGACATAACCTATCATGACCTTGAAATCCAAAACAGTCATGTCATTCTGGCCACCCCAGTGACTATCATCCACAGAATCAATGCCAGCAGTCCTCTGTATAAAATGAAACTGCAAGATCTACACAAAGACAGCTTTGACCTGGTCGTGACTTTCACCTACACAGATGACTGCAGTGGGATTCTACACCAGTCACGGACCTCCTACACTGCCAGTGAAATCCTGTGGGGTCAGCAGTTTGAAGAGATGGTGAGAGTTACTCAGAAGTCCTACAGAGTGGACTATGATCTCTTTCACCAAACAGCTAAGGTCCCACTGACAGAAAGCAGTCCTGAAGACTCTGAACTAAACAAGCATACTCCAAGCCATAAACAAGACCGACAAATAGGCTGTTCTCTAGCAGTGGAGAGTGAAGACATCTTAGGTCAAAACCATAATAGCATTACTATTCAAGAAAAACTATAA
- the kcnj16a gene encoding inward rectifier potassium channel 16 isoform X1: MEKPQASLPSGLLWVQNEACSGSVMVCTFAGQASSMNSRTVYYSNVKADDGYCSTKRRYVNKDGSCNIVFRHVPEEWFLYVTDIFTTLVEIRWRAMFLTFALSYILSWLFFGILFWIIAMIHGDMRDLNNEPCVYEVRSFTAAFLFSLETQTTIGYGSRGMSENCMLAIITVTIQDVISVFIDTFVIGIVVAKMASARKRAQTIGFSNTAVINRRNGHLCLSWRVGDFRRNHMVEGTTHAQLVRHTVHTNGQADITYHDLEIQNSHVILATPVTIIHRINASSPLYKMKLQDLHKDSFDLVVTFTYTDDCSGILHQSRTSYTASEILWGQQFEEMVRVTQKSYRVDYDLFHQTAKVPLTESSPEDSELNKHTPSHKQDRQIGCSLAVESEDILGQNHNSITIQEKL; encoded by the exons ATGGAGAAACCCCAAGCAAGCTTACCATCTGGACTGTTGTGGGTCCAGAATGAAGCATGcagtggatcagtgatggtctgCACATTTGCAGGGCAG GCCAGCAGCATGAACTCAAGAACGGTGTATTACTCCAACGTGAAGGCTGATGATGGCTACTGCTCCACAAAGAGACGTTATGTGAACAAAGATGGCAGCTGCAATATAGTGTTTCGCCATGTGCCTGAGGAATGGTTTTTATATGTGACAGACATCTTTACCACACTAGTAGAGATCCGCTGGAGGGCCATGTTTTTGACCTTTGCCCTCTCGTATATCCTGTCCTGGCTCTTCTTTGGGATCCTGTTCTGGATTATCGCAATGATCCATGGTGACATGAGGGACCTAAACAACGAGCCATGCGTCTATGAGGTGAGAAGCTTTACAGCAgccttcctcttctctcttgAGACACAGACTACCATCGGATATGGCTCACGCGGCATGTCTGAGAACTGCATGCTGGCCATCATTACTGTGACCATACAGGACGTCATCAGTGTCTTCATCGACACCTTTGTAATTGGGATTGTGGTTGCCAAAATGGCATCAGCCAGGAAAAGAGCACAGACAATCGGATTCAGCAATACTGCCGTGATAAACCGCCGTAACGGGCATCTGTGTCTGTCATGGCGAGTGGGTGACTTCCGTAGAAACCACATGGTAGAAGGAACCACGCATGCCCAGCTGGTCAGGCACACAGTGCACACAAATGGCCAAGCAGACATAACCTATCATGACCTTGAAATCCAAAACAGTCATGTCATTCTGGCCACCCCAGTGACTATCATCCACAGAATCAATGCCAGCAGTCCTCTGTATAAAATGAAACTGCAAGATCTACACAAAGACAGCTTTGACCTGGTCGTGACTTTCACCTACACAGATGACTGCAGTGGGATTCTACACCAGTCACGGACCTCCTACACTGCCAGTGAAATCCTGTGGGGTCAGCAGTTTGAAGAGATGGTGAGAGTTACTCAGAAGTCCTACAGAGTGGACTATGATCTCTTTCACCAAACAGCTAAGGTCCCACTGACAGAAAGCAGTCCTGAAGACTCTGAACTAAACAAGCATACTCCAAGCCATAAACAAGACCGACAAATAGGCTGTTCTCTAGCAGTGGAGAGTGAAGACATCTTAGGTCAAAACCATAATAGCATTACTATTCAAGAAAAACTATAA